One segment of Mugil cephalus isolate CIBA_MC_2020 chromosome 14, CIBA_Mcephalus_1.1, whole genome shotgun sequence DNA contains the following:
- the psmb8a gene encoding proteasome subunit beta type-8, translating into MALFDVSGYKPYSELRRQIFPAGATHLANRPNHYSFGTKTQEFAVPLGVDPAGFLKSCNHDGGVCIDLNHGTTTLAFKFRHGVIVAVDSRASAGSYIDSKDANKVIEINSYLLGTMSGSAADCQYWERLLAKECRLYRLRNNHRISVAAASKLLCNMMLGYRGMGLSMGSMICGWDKQGPGLYYVDNNATRLSGRMFSTGCGNSYAYGVVDSGYKEDMTVEEAYELGRRGIAHATHRDAYSGGVVNMYHMREDGWIKVCQEDVSELIHRYRKGMF; encoded by the exons ATGGCTCTTTTCGATGTAAGTGGCTATAAGCCTTATTCTGAACTCCGCAGACAGATTTTTCCAGCAGGAGCGACGCATCTTGCGAACCGACCCAACCACTACTCATTTGGTACAAAAACACAGGAATTTGCTGTCCCATTGGGTGTAGAC CCTGCAGGGTTTCTGAAGTCGTGCAACCATGACGGAGGTGTGTGTATTGACCTGAACCACGGCACGACCACCCTGGCCTTCAAGTTCAGGCATGGAGTCATCGTGGCTGTGGACTCCAGAGCTTCGGCAGGGAGTTACATAG ATTCAAAGGATGCCAACAAGGTCATTGAGATCAACTCGTACCTTCTCGGGACCATGTCAGGCAGTGCTGCAGACTGTCAGTACTGGGAGAGACTTCTGGCCAAAGAATGCAG GCTGTACAGACTGAGAAACAACCACCGGATTTCTGTGGCTGCTGCTTCAAAGCTGCTATGTAACATGATGCTGGGTTACAGAGGGATGGGCCTCTCCATGGGAAGCATGATCTGTGGATGGGACAAACAG GGCCCTGGTCTGTACTACGTGGATAATAATGCGACCCGTCTGTCCGGCCGTATGTTCTCTACTGGCTGTGGGAACAGCTATGCTTACGGCGTGGTGGACAGTGGTTACAAGGAAGACATGACGGTAGAGGAGGCGTATGAACTCGGCCGTCGAGGCATTGCTCACGCTACACACAGGGACGCCTACTCTGGAGGTGTAGTCAACA TGTACCACATGCGAGAAGACGGCTGGATAAAGGTGTGTCAGGAAGACGTGTCAGAGCTGATCCACCGCTACAGAAAGGGAATGTTCTGA
- the psmb13a gene encoding proteasome 20S subunit beta 13a, whose amino-acid sequence MALSNVLESPAPGFNFDNAVRNVALEGLFDGGHAPKPMKTGTTIAGVVFKDGVVLGADTRATSGEVVADKMCAKIHYISPNIYCCGAGTAADTEKTTELLSSNLTIYSLNSGRNPRVVMAVNILQDMLYRYHGQIGANLILGGVDCTGNHLYTVGPYGSVNQVPYLAMGSGDLAALGILEDGFKPDLELEKAKELVRAAIHAGVMSDLGSGNNIDICVITRQGVDYIRPYQESEYKDNRKMKYKYRPGTTPILTEKVVPLKLEVVQEAVQQMDTA is encoded by the exons ATGGCGCTATCAAATGTCCTCGAAAGTCCAGCACCAGGCTTTAATTTCGACAACGCAGTAAG AAATGTTGCATTAGAGGGTCTCTTTGACGGAGGACATGCACCAAAACCAATGAAAACAGGCACCACCATAGCAGGAGTTGTGTTCAAG GATGGGGTCGTCCTGGGAGCAGACACAAGAGCTACATCCGGTGAAGTGGTGGCCGACAAGATGTGTGCCAAGATCCATTACATTTCTCCAAATATATA ttgttgtggagCAGGTACAGCAGCAGATACAGAGAAAACCACAGAGCTCCTCTCGTCCAACCTCACCATCTACTCCCTGAACAGTGGGAGGAACCCTCGTGTCGTCATGGCCGTCAACATACTGCAGGACATGCTGTATAG GTATCACGGACAAATTGGAGCCAATCTCATACTGGGAGGAGTAGACTGCACTGGGAACCACCTGTACACAGTGGGGCCATATGGGAGCGTGAATCAGGTGCCTTACCTCGCAATGG GTTCTGGTGATCTAGCTGCTCTGGGGATTTTAGAGGACGGATTTAAACCTGATTTAGAG CTGGAGAAGGCGAAGGAGCTGGTGCGAGCCGCCATCCACGCAGGCGTCATGAGTGACCTCGGCTCAGGCAACAACATTGACATCTGTGTCATCACCAGACAAGGAGTGGACTACATCAGACCCTATCAGGAGTCAGAGTACAAAGACAACAG gaaaatgaaatacaaatatcGTCCAGGCACGACACCGATCCTGACAGAGAAAGTAGTTCCCTTAAAGCTGGAGGTCGTACAGGAGGCGGTGCAGCAGATGGACACAGCCTGA
- the psmb12 gene encoding proteasome 20S subunit beta 12 translates to MEKHYTDSQVKGVSTGTTVLAVIFDGGVVIGSDSRASIGGEYISSKTINKVIQVHDRIFCCIAGSLADAQAVTKAAKFHLSFHSVQMESPPLVIAAASVLKELCYNNKDELQAGFITAGWDRKKGPQVYVVALGGMLVSQSVTIGGSGSTYIHGYVDAKYKPNMTREECLQFATNALALAMGRDNVSGGVAHLVVITEGGVEHVVVPGNKLPKFHDE, encoded by the exons ATGGAGAAACACTACACGGACTCACAAGTCAAAGGAGTCAGCACAGGG ACTACCGTCCTGGCTGTCATTTTTGATGGAGGGGTCGTGATTGGGTCAGACTCCAGGGCTTCAATTGGAGG GGAATATATATCATCCAAAACCATCAACAAGGTGATTCAGGTCCATGACAGGATCTTCTGCTGCATAGCTGGTTCACTTGCAGACGCTCAGGCCGTCACCAAAGCTGCAAAGTTCCACCTGTCCTTCCACAG TGTCCAGATGGAGAGCCCTCCACTGGTGATTGCAGCAGCGTCTGTGCTGAAGGAATTGTGCTATAATAACAAAGATGAGCTCCAGGCCGGCTTCATCACAGCAGGCTGGGACAGGAAGAAAGGACCACAG GTGTACGTTGTTGCTCTAGGTGGGATGTTAGTCAGTCAGTCTGTTACCATCGGTGGTTCAGGCAGCACTTACATCCACGGCTATGTAGATGCTAAATACAAACCCAATATGACCAGAGAGGAATGTCTACAGTTTGCCACTAACG CTCTCGCTCTGGCCATGGGCAGGGACAACGTCAGCGGGGGTGTCGCTCACCTGGTGGtgatcacagagggaggggtgGAGCATGTGGTTGTACCTGGTAACAAGCTGCCCAAGTTCCATGATGAGTGA